From a region of the Vigna radiata var. radiata cultivar VC1973A unplaced genomic scaffold, Vradiata_ver6 scaffold_394, whole genome shotgun sequence genome:
- the LOC111240921 gene encoding uncharacterized protein LOC111240921: protein MQKKLALVQLIQMPTPLTACPVILTIALKIAWDALSSLQNSSRNYVQPGKNVNVNWQSHENTRTASIHGGYQNDNRMCPDVTDIPVVSRNTSWGLDGSLNNHNKCTGQINESSNCMSGDIDDDNILENIDVDQIVEKYQSTCTPKPSISKLPPVTPNADKDEFARQGG from the exons ATGCAGAAGAAACTGGCCTTGGTCCAGTTGATTCAGATGCCTACACCATTAACGGCTTGCCCAGTGATTCTTACAATTGCTCTCAAAATC GCTTGGGATGCTCTTTCAAGTCTACAAAATTCTAGTAGGAACTATGTACAACCTGGAAAAAATGTCAATGTTAATTGGCAGAGTCATGAGAATACGAGAACAGCATCAATCCATGGAGGCTATCAGAATGACAACCGTATGTGTCCTGATGTCACTGACATTCCAGTTGTTAGCAGAAATACTTCTTGGGGTTTGGATGGTTCATTGAACAATCATAATAAGTGCACAGGCCAAATCAACGAGTCTTCTAACTGCATGTCTGGAGATATTGATGATGATAACATACTTGAG AACATTGATGTTGACCAAATTGTTGAGAAATACCAGTCGACCTGCACTCCTAAGCCATCAATATCCAAGCTTCCTCCTGTAACACCAAATGCAGATAAAGATGAATTTGCTAGACAGGGGGGGTGA